The Candidatus Babeliales bacterium DNA window GTTAATGAGCATGCTTGCCAATGTATGCGCCTGTTGCGCATAAAGATCGGTCTGTGGTGATCGTGCGCTTCCAAAAATCGTCACGATCGGTTGTGGTAAATGCGACACACGCCAATATCCGTAGAGCATCTGAAAATATACACGAGTAAGATGCCACCAGACCCAAAAAACTTCTTTTAACTTTTTTAACATTACTAGGCTCCTTTTGTACTCATAAAATCATCTTCTTTAAAGTCGATTGATTCAAAAACTTCATAGCGCACATCACCTTTTTTTCCACCTACGCACTAAGCTTCCTACTTCGCCCATCCTGAGCTACGTCGGACAGGCCGGCGGACTGCGCCGCCAAGGATGGTTTCGCTGTAATTCCATTTACAAACTCCGCCTCACTAAAATCAACAGCTTCAAAAACTTCGAATTGCACGTCACCTTTTTTCCATGCATCGGCTGGCAAACCAGCTTTTTTACTCAATTGCGATAATGTTGTAGGCAAATCCCACCCAAATTCAGTTGCCACGTGCGGTAAGAACAAAGCAGTCTGTGTTCCCTGCGTTACAATAATACCGTCTCGGCCAATCACAATATCTTTATAACTTTTTATCGGCTTTGGATCGGTAAGCACTGAAATGGAAATGGTAAGATCTGGAAGTTCTGCTGCGGTCACCGGACTAAATCGTGAATCTTCCAGCGCTGATGCACGGGTCATCGCAATAACCGATTTATAAATAGGATCCTGTGTTGTAGTACGGCCAATACAACCGCGCAACAATCCCTTTTTGTACAACGTAACAAACACACCTTGTTGTTTGCTATTTTGCTTTGTGATAATCGGATATGATAACTCTTGCGGCAATTTTTTTTCAAACAACTGCTGTAATGTTGCACGCGCGCAGGCAAGTAGCGCTCGCTTATCATACATAGTTAATTGATCTTTTTGTGCAACATGTTGCGCCCTACGTTCTACAAAAACCATACCCACGTAGCTTACACTCTCATCTTTTTGCCCAGTTATTTCCGCTGACGTTTTATAGGCAACTAATTGTGGCACAACGTCACCAAAAACTCCCTGCTTGAGCAATGTTACCAAAATGGCAATCGGTGTGCGCCCGCAAATAGTTGCACCCGTTTTGCTAACATATGATAAAAATGATTCCATAGAATAATTTTGAATCGCCTGTAATGCGCCAGAATCAAGCTGCATAATCCGCTGCTGAATAAAATCATGAACCGGTGTGTATCCAAATTTTTTACCATAATGGGTAAAATCAGAACTCACCACTACCAAAGTAGTTAGATCAATAAATGGAATAAGGGCTGTTGCAACGTTCCGAATTTGTTCCAGAGAAAGCTCTCCGACAATGAGCGGCACCACAGCAGCCTGCGGCAAATAGGTTTGTATGAGTGGCAGCTGCATTTCAAATGAATGCTCCACGCGATACACATGCTGATTTTCCACAAATAACGGATCTGATTTCAGTTGTTTTATGATCGCTTGATCAATCTTTACTGAACCCAGCGGCGTTTCATATAACTCAAATGCTGGTATCGCAATACCAGCAAATGGAACACGATGCGATGGGGCCAACACAATCACCCGCCGCACCACCGATCCTTTAAGCAATCGATATGCCGCTACAGCCACATCCCCGGAATATGCGTACCCTGCATGCGGAGCAATCATACAACGAACTGGTGATAGATTTGCTCCAAACGATGCCTCGGCTATCTTATCTAGCTCTTGCATCGTATTGCGCAACGACTGCGGATTGGTTGGATACCATCCCTGCAGATGAGCATAAAAAATATTATTACTATGCTCCATCTGCTTAAATGCGCACAATAACGCACCACATACCAACACAAGACCTACAAATTTGTACTGCGCTTCACGCATATTTAACACTCCTTTTTTAAAAAAACTTGCAACAATTCCATTAAGAATAGATCGCACTACATGCTCCTGTAATCACAGGACTATCAAACTCCTCTGCAGTCATCAACAAAAATGGGATTTCTCACCTATCCGATTCTCTCAATCACCTTTTTTAATCTAAATTAAAAGAATTCTAAATAAAAAAAGCGCCACCCTAAACGCTCAACTGGCCAATTGAGCCTTCTCTATTTGAATTTTTATTCTTTTTTGATATAGTAATGGCGATAAGGAAAAGTGTAATAATGAATATAGAAGAAATAAGGCGTTTTAGTATACTCAGTTATCTATTTCTTCGTACAAAATAACGCCAAAGGTGAATAGCATGAACAGCAAAAAAAATTTTTTCACGACCCTTCGCAACCTGTTTGCGTTTATTCTATGCGCTACCACATCTTTATCTGCCACTCAATCCTCGCAAGAACAACCAGAAGTGTGGATAAATGTGTTCGTACATGGCATCATGAGCGTCAAGCCACATATCGGTATCACTAACTTTCTTCGCTTTATGACCGACCGAGTTGAAAGCACCATTTATTCTGAAACCGTTCGCGTAATGCGCGATGATCATATTTTTTATCAAAACCAAGCCATGCAAGATCTTGGACTTCACCCCATGGATCCAAGCCGTATAGAAGTTGGTAATAGTTCTGGCGCCATGGCAGCCGCATTTGAAATTGTCTCACAATTTGTAAATCCCAATAAAACAATCATCAACCATTATTATACCTATGGCTGGTCAGGACTTATGAGCGAATCAAAACGATACACTGATGCCATCAATCTCTATCAATCAGTCGCGGCACTCGTTGCGCAACTCACTGCAAATGGTATATCTCCAAAAGTTCGTATTATTGGATATAGCCATGGAGGAAACGTCGTACTCAATATCGCAAAAGTCAGACAATGCGAACAGAACCCCCTTCCATTAGAAGTGGATGAAATCATCTTATATGGAGTCCCTATTCAAAAAGAAACTGATTATCTCGTTAATGATCCAATGTTTAAAAAAATATATCATATTTATTCACGGGGCGATCGCATTCAAAAACTGGATTTCTTTTCATTCAAAAGATTTTTTTCTCATCGTATATTTAAACCAAGAAGAGGGTTCACGTTACCCAACAAATTAATACAAATTCAGATCAAATGCGTAAGAAACCTCCAAAACATTAACGATGAAAAAGCATTAAAAAATTATGCGTTTAAAAATAAATCTGTATTATCCGGTCGCGGCCGATATTTACGTGACTCATCTCCAGGGCATACTGAACTTTGGTTTTTTGGCTGGACTCCACAACACTATCGTAAAACATTTCCACTCTATCCAATGCCAGCTGCAGCGTTGACACCCTTAATAGTGCACTATGCACAAAACTTTCAAGAACGAAATCGTTTTGAAAAACCAACCCTCATTGATATTCGCCCAGATCAAGAAGTGGTTTTAATACGCAATCAAAAATCACGAAAAATATTAAATCTAGGACGATTCCTTCCTGTCGAAGAAATCAACAACATCAAAACAACTATTGCACAGTATGCACCAGAAGATTACACGGGTGAAAAATATAACGGTGCAATTAGAACAGCGTACCTACAAGCACAAGAATGGTATAGAAACAAAAAACTGGAAGACCGCCTCGTCAGAATACATCGCAAAAAAGAGCGACGGCTAAGAAAGTCGTTTAGAAAATCATGTGCGGCCTTAGAGAAAAAAGATAATTAACGTGCATTCGATAACTCGCCACGACAATCTGATACTAAGTGCGCTATAAACTCAGCCCCTCAATTGCGTGGATAAACCCACACCTACCTACGATTTCAGCTGCTGCCACAACTGCATAAAATCATCCATCGATAACTGTTGAGATCGTAACGCTAACGTTTCAGTCGATATAGATTCCCATGCATAATGAGTTTGCGACAAATTATTTTTAAGCGTACGCCTTGGTTGCTTAAAACATATTTTTACAAACTTCCAAAACTCATCTTCTTGCTCGATTGGTACAACCACTGCTCGCGGCTTAAAATACAATAACCGAGAATCAACCTTTGGTGCTGGATAAAATGCCTTTGGTGACACTTTATCCAACTTTTTCCATTCAAAATAACGCTGGAAAAAGAGTGACGGTTGTCCATATCCTTTTCCAGATGTTTTTAAAATTTTTTGCGCCACCTCTTCTTGCACCATAATAACGCCTTCTTTTACAAAGCTGCGCATATTATATAAAAGATGCAAAATAGGAAACGTAATTTGATAGGGTAAGTTAGCAAGTAATGTCCAAGGAGCATATTCTTTAAAAATAGCAGGATCAACATCTAAGATATTTTGTATATGCATAGTCAAACGGGTATCTGGCAGATCATTACGTACATAATCCCCCCACTGCTCATCAATTTCAAACACCCATAAGCGCGACACATCGGTTGCTAAAATCGCTCGCGTCAACACGCCATCACCACAGCCAATCTCAAAAACCGAACTGCTGCTCGTTAATCCTCCGTTGCTGATAATCGAATCGATAACCTGCTGATCACGAAGAAAATGCTGACCGTATCTCTTTTTTACTGTAATACCATTTTGTTGATAAACCACCGCTAATCCCTATCCCTATTGTTGGATCTCTTTCTGAATTTTTTCAATTTTTTTTGCATTTCAAAAGAGCTCTATTTCATCAAGGTATCTTTAAAGAAATCTAGTTCTTCAAGCACTTTACCTGCGCCCTTAACCACACAAAAAAGTGGATCATCCGCAACGCGTACCGGAAGCCCCGTTTCCTTACTAATCAACTGGTCAAGCCCACGTAATCCTGAGCCACCACCAGCCATCACAATACCATTATCAACCAAATCTGAAGACAGTTCTGGCGGGGTATTTTCAAGCGCTACCCGTACTACATCAATAATACTGGCAACTGTTTCA harbors:
- the amrB gene encoding AmmeMemoRadiSam system protein B, which codes for MRSILNGIVASFFKKGVLNMREAQYKFVGLVLVCGALLCAFKQMEHSNNIFYAHLQGWYPTNPQSLRNTMQELDKIAEASFGANLSPVRCMIAPHAGYAYSGDVAVAAYRLLKGSVVRRVIVLAPSHRVPFAGIAIPAFELYETPLGSVKIDQAIIKQLKSDPLFVENQHVYRVEHSFEMQLPLIQTYLPQAAVVPLIVGELSLEQIRNVATALIPFIDLTTLVVVSSDFTHYGKKFGYTPVHDFIQQRIMQLDSGALQAIQNYSMESFLSYVSKTGATICGRTPIAILVTLLKQGVFGDVVPQLVAYKTSAEITGQKDESVSYVGMVFVERRAQHVAQKDQLTMYDKRALLACARATLQQLFEKKLPQELSYPIITKQNSKQQGVFVTLYKKGLLRGCIGRTTTQDPIYKSVIAMTRASALEDSRFSPVTAAELPDLTISISVLTDPKPIKSYKDIVIGRDGIIVTQGTQTALFLPHVATEFGWDLPTTLSQLSKKAGLPADAWKKGDVQFEVFEAVDFSEAEFVNGITAKPSLAAQSAGLSDVAQDGRSRKLSA
- the rsmA gene encoding 16S rRNA (adenine(1518)-N(6)/adenine(1519)-N(6))-dimethyltransferase RsmA → MVYQQNGITVKKRYGQHFLRDQQVIDSIISNGGLTSSSSVFEIGCGDGVLTRAILATDVSRLWVFEIDEQWGDYVRNDLPDTRLTMHIQNILDVDPAIFKEYAPWTLLANLPYQITFPILHLLYNMRSFVKEGVIMVQEEVAQKILKTSGKGYGQPSLFFQRYFEWKKLDKVSPKAFYPAPKVDSRLLYFKPRAVVVPIEQEDEFWKFVKICFKQPRRTLKNNLSQTHYAWESISTETLALRSQQLSMDDFMQLWQQLKS